The following coding sequences lie in one Trichoderma breve strain T069 chromosome 1, whole genome shotgun sequence genomic window:
- a CDS encoding inositol monophosphatase family domain-containing protein: protein MADLNLQAIHDEMVLVAYEAGRTIMSANPADIGTGTKLNSVDIVTEVDQAVEKMVSSRLSTAYPEFSFMGEETYKPGTKLGPEPTFVVDPIDGTTNFVHSFPNACISLGLAIDREPVIGVIYNPYQDLLFTAIKSHGAYMTRIKGTTPQKLPLAASPRPLEGLANALLAIEWGSTRDGHNFELKTEVFKKLAATKETGGAMVHSLRSLGSAALNIAAVAAGQMDAYWEGGCWAWDVCAGWCILKEAGGIMAGGNPGQWDPSVDERKYLAVRGAPSGQKELVEEFWGVIGDKKMDYSV, encoded by the exons ATGGCGGACCTCAACCTGCAGGCCATCCACGATGAAATGGTGCTCGTGGCGTATGAGGCCGGCCGCACTATTATGTCCGCAAACCCAGCTGATATCGGCACGGGGACAAAGCTCAATT ccGTCGATATCGTCACAGAGGTTGACCAGGCAGTCGAGAAAATGGTCTCATCGCGCCTCTCGACGGCATATCCCGAGTTTTCGTTCATGGGCGAGGAGACGTACAAGCCTGGGACCAAGCTTGGACCGGAGCCGACGTTCGTTGTTGATCCCATTGATG GGACAACAAACTTCGTCCACTCGTTCCCCAACGCCTGCATCTCCCTCGGCCTCGCCATTGACCGCGAGCCCGTCATCGGCGTCATCTACAACCCCTACCAGGATCTCCTCTTCACCGCAATCAAGTCTCACGGCGCATACATGACCCGCATCAAGGGAACGACCCCCCAGAAGCTACCACTAGCTGCCTCTCCGCGTCCACTTGAAGGTCTGGCCAACGCTCTCCTCGCCATTGAATGGGGCTCCACCCGTGATGGACACAACTTCGAGCTCAAGACAGAAGTGttcaagaagctcgccgCCACCAAGGAGACGGGCGGTGCTATGGTGCACTCGCTGCGGTCGCTGGGCTCTGCAGCGCTGAACattgctgctgtggctgcggGCCAGATGGACGCCTATTGGGAGGGTGGATGCTGGGCGTGGGACGTTTGCGCGGGTTGGTGTATCCTCAAGGAGGCGGGAGGCATCATGGCGGGAGGCAACCCAGGGCAATGGGATCCGTCGGTGGATGAGAGGAAATATCTTGCTGTTAGGGGGGCGCCGAGCGGGCAAAAGGAGCTTGTGGAGGAGTTTTGGGGCGTTATTGGGGATAAGAAGATGGATTACTCTGtctga
- a CDS encoding major facilitator superfamily domain-containing protein produces MSGSTAEADSKSLEGISSAAPNQNRDEEKHSHLESDKHEYSTTLSDSTGDDDASTIHHPEGGLPLSRGQSMSRTVSEIRDGIQNQRDLELGEDVIEKSPTVRPDDPNLIKWNGPDDPENPKNWTHKRKWAAVFCVSCFTLLSPVASSMVAPGLPQISRDLHITEEIESALVLSIFVAAYAVGPLIWGPLSELYGRAIILQLSNLFFLFFNLGCGLAKTSAQMFVFRFLAGIGGSAPLAIGGGVLGDLFTAEERGKAMSIYSLMPLLGPALGPIAGGWISERTTWRWVFYSTTIADGLVQVAGIFFLQETYAPVLLQRKKVALIKETGNTNLVTEYDDPNKTITQTLTIALTRPFRMLATQPIVQVMSLYMMYLYGLTYLILSTFASLWSTQYHESPGIAGLNYISLGLGFFLGAQTCAPLQDRIYAALKRRYVPDGGPGRPEFRVPLLIPGSILLPIGIFIYSWTAEAHTHWIGPNIGAVVFGFGIIIGFQCIQGYMVDSYTRYAASAVGAVTVLRSLAGFGFPLFAPTMYNKLGYGIGGTVLACIAIGIGFPSPIFLWFYGPKLRAASKFAA; encoded by the exons ATGTCTGGATCAACCGCAGAAGCAGATTCCAAATCGCTGGAGGGGATTTCCTCGGCAGCTCCTAATCAAAATAGAGACGAAGAAAAGCATAGCCATCTGGAATCGGACAAGCATGAATACTCGACAACTCTCTCAGACTCAacgggagatgatgatgcatccaCCATCCACCATCCTGAAGGGGGTTTGCCGCTGTCTCGTGGGCAGTCCATGTCGCGAACAGTATCCGAAATAAGAGACGGCATTCAGAATCAGAGGGATCTGGAGCTGGGGGAAGATGTCATTGAGAAATCACCGACAGTCAGGCCCGACGACCCGAATCTGATCAAGTGGAACGGCCCCGACGACCCAGAGAATCCAAAGAACTGGACTCACAAAAGGAAATGGGCCGCCGTCTTCTGTG TCTCTTGCTTCACCCTTCTCTCACCAGTTGCCTCGAGCATGGTTGCCCCTGGTCTCCCCCAAATCAGCAGGGACTTGCACATCACGGAGGAGATTGAAAGCGCCCTTGTACTGTCCATCTTCGTGGCTGCCTACGCCGTCGGCCCTCTGATCTGGGGCCCCCTATCCGAGTTATATGGCCgagccatcatcctccaGCTCTCCAACCTGTTTTTCCTGTTCTTCAACTTGGGCTGCGGTCTCGCCAAGACGAGCGCCCAAATGTTCGTCTTTCGTTTCCTCGCGGGCATTGGAGGATCCGCGCCTCTAGCCATTGGCGGTGGTGTTTTGGGTGACTTGTTCACCGctgaggagagaggaaaggCCATGAGCATCTATTCGCTGATGCCTCTGCTTGGCCCGGCTCTGGGGCCGATTGCTGGAGGCTGGATATCCGAACGGACCACCTGGCGATGGGTCTTTTACAGCACCACCATTGCTGACGGTCTTGTCCAGGTGGCAGGTATATTCTTTCTTCAGGAGACGTATGCACCAGTTTTGTTGCAGCGCAAGAAAGTAGCCCTGATCAAGGAGACGGGCAACACCAACCTCGTCACAGAATACGACGATCCAAACAAGACGATTACCCAAACGCTAACAATTGCTTTGACTCGCCCGTTCCGCATGTTGGCCACGCAGCCCATTGTGCAGGTCATGTCTCTGTACATGATGTATCTGTACGGCTTGACATATTTGATCCTCTCCACGTTCGCCAGCCTCTGGTCAACCCAGTATCACGAAAGTCCGGGTATAGCTGGTCTCAACTATATCTCCctcggccttggcttcttcctGGGTGCCCAGACCTGTGCGCCGCTCCAGGATCGTATCTATGCCGCTCTCAAGAGACGTTATGTGCCTGACGGCGGCCCTGGACGTCCAGAATTCCGTGTTCCCTTATTGATTCCAGGGTCGATTCTTCTGCccatcggcatcttcatctactCATGGACCGCAGAAGCACACACGCACTGGATTGGCCCCAACATTGGCGCcgttgtctttggcttcggcATTATCATCGGGTTCCAGTGCATCCAAGGATACATGGTGGACTCGTATACTCGATATGCAGCCAGTGCCGTGGGAGCAGTGACTGTTTTGCGCAGTCTGGCAGGCTTCGGATTCCCTCTATTCGCTCCGACCATGTACAACAAGCTTGGATATGGAATTGGGGGGACGGTGCTGGCGTGTATTGCAATTGGGATCGGGTTCCCCAGCCCGATTTTCTTGTGGTTTTACGGGCCGAAGCTGAGAGCTGCGAGTAAATTTGCGGCTTGA
- a CDS encoding la domain-containing protein gives MSEAEAVQNPTEPVAPVEAPVEEKAIEQPEATEATDATEVAEAKETEEIKEETETKETEETEKKNGANILKTTAKIDRENASNNRKFDPSVRQVTDDPEEIRKQVEFYFGDWNFPQDKFMWETCGGSENKPMPIEKIHSFKRMRCFQPYSAVVAALRESKVLEVVGEEGKEAVKRKVPYKPMPASKAKAEAATVYVKGFGDEQPDTQFELETFFAQFGEVNGLKLRRTNEGLFKGSVFVTFADEETAKKFIALDPAPKWKEHDLKIMSKHDYCEEKSDLIKQGKLAPNGTSQKKFYEGRDFGKRTTRSGASGDQDDWKKRRDQDQKGGFRGGRGGRGGRGRGGRGGRGRGGRDRDNGRQERRVDAAATNLKRPREDDGAAAPAAKKVDTKAE, from the exons ATGAGCGAAGCAGAGGCTGTTCAGAACCCTACTGAGCCCGTGGCTCCCGTTGAGGCTCCCGTCGAggagaaggccattgagcagcCCGAAGCTACTGAGGCTACTGACGCTACCGAGGTagccgaggccaaggagactgaggagatcaaggaggagacTGAGACCAAGGAGACTGAGgagacagagaagaagaatggcgcCAACATCCTCAAGACTACAGCCAAGATTGACCGCGAGAATGCCTCAAACAACCGCAAGTTTGATCCCTCTGTCCGGCAAGTGACCGATGACCCCGAGGAGATCAGGAAGCAG GTTGAGTTTTACTTTGGCGACTGGAACTTCCCCCAGGACAAGTTCATGTGGGAGACATGCGGAGGATCCGAGAACAAGCCCATGCCGATCGAAAAGATTCACTCATTCAAGCGTATGCGCTGCTTCCAGCCCTACAGcgccgttgttgctgccctCCGAGAGAGCAAGGTGCTCGAGGTAGTTGGAGAGGAAGGCAAGGAGGCCGTCAAGCGCAAGGTTCCCTACAAGCCCATGCctgcctccaaggccaaggctgaagctgccacCGTCTACGTCAAGGGCTTTGGTGACGAGCAGCCCGATACCCAGTTCGAGCTGGAGACCTTCTTTGCCCAGTTCGGTGAAGTCAATGGCCTGAAGCTCCGTCGCACCAACGAGGGCCTCTTCAAGGGCTCCGTCTTTGTCACATTTGCCGATGAGGAGACGGCCAAGAAGTTCATTGCCCTGGACCCTGCTCCCAAGTGGAAGGAGCACGACCTGAAGATCATGTCCAAGCACGACTACTGCGAGGAGAAGAGCGACCTGATCAAGCAGGGAAAGCTGGCGCCTAACGGAACATCGCAGAAGAAGTTTTACGAGGGCAGGGACTTTGGCAAGAGAACCACCCGCAGTGGTGCGTCTGGAGATCAGGATGACTGGAAGAAGCGACGCGACCAGGACCAGAAGGGTGGATTCAGGGGAGGTCGCGGAGGTCGTGGTGGCCGTGGTCGAGGCGGCCGTGGCGGTCGTGGCCGAGGCGGCCGTGATCGCGACAATGGCCGACAGGA GAGACGCGTGGACGCTGCCGCTACCAACCTGAAGAGACCCCGAGAGGACGATGGTGCTGCGGCCCCTGCTGCGAAGAAGGTTGACACCAAGGCCGAGTGA
- a CDS encoding lysophospholipase catalytic domain-containing protein, translating into MRYPVKLPRPLISLGSRLRVARQPPASVAKLDRSFFTESKRRRRHQQRTSIPATVLALGLFTWWLYPSEDFAELSESQKAKRRKEKGGREGDSQESYQLVTEKTDDGAWAYFARQFEFLSATAELEWAALSDKLVDAITPEWWKNIPMYVRKLQRELSVSPGSLAEEIWQEAHDPLINPEIRYTANVRVSSELCDEEKDYLLRRKLITRAALANYLGLKEKDINPDDVPTIAMCGSGGGMRALIAGTGSMFATDEDGLFDCVTYTAGVSGSCWLQLLYLSSFSKGSVGSLIQHLKARASTHIAYPPVAFQSLTSLPTSKYLLSGLVEKLKGDAHADFGLVDIYGLLLGARFLIPRGELGVDARDFKLSNQRLYLRHGRRPMPIYTAVRHEIPAAESEDPPKQDTAMSTVEEIKKEPYFQWFEITPYEFFCEEFSAGIPTWALGRRFSDGRDVADHGFHLPEVRTPLLMGIFGSAFCATLSHYYREIRPLLRTITGFQTIDDLVSVRNDDLSKVHPIDPAIIPNFAYQMYGKLPSTTPRSILDGEYIQLMDAGMSNNLPIYPLLRPGRNVDILIAFDASADIKTDNWLSVADGYARQRGVKGWPVGIGWPKPDETPGQVRKELEEAQATTAAEAERRVEEAQATQEELREAAAKREGVKATKLDEESKFKPGSEKAGELGYCSVWVGTTEERSTDSPPITQPITDDTSWKLMEPDAGLTVVYLPLLSNDKVPGISPGTTDYLSTWNFVYTPDQIDSVVKLARANYDEGKDQIKATVRAVYERKKQLREQDEAQRRLDSYTAMAQKGEAALLHHNDQFS; encoded by the coding sequence ATGAGATATCCCGTGAAATTGCCGCGGCCGTTGATATCTCTCGGTTCTCGTCTGAGAGTTGCGCGACAACCACCAGCATCAGTTGCTAAATTGGACCGCAGCTTCTTTACTGAGTCGAAACGTCGAAGGAGACACCAGCAGCGCACAAGCATACCCGCAACTGTCCTTGCGCTGGGACTTTTCACTTGGTGGCTGTACCCGTCAGAGGACTTTGCTGAACTTTCCGAGAGCCAAAAAgccaagaggagaaaagaaaagggaggaagagaaggcgaCTCTCAGGAATCATACCAGCTTGTGACTGAGAAAACTGACGATGGCGCGTGGGCTTACTTTGCGCGGCAATTCGAATTCCTTTCGGCCACGGCTGAGCTCGAATGGGCTGCTTTGTCCGATAAGCTGGTTGATGCCATTACCCCGGAGTGGTGGAAAAACATACCCATGTATGTGAGGAAGCTTCAGCGGGAGCTATCGGTGTCTCCAGGATCGCTGGCGGAAGAGATATGGCAGGAGGCTCATGACCCTTTGATCAACCCCGAAATCCGGTACACTGCTAATGTCCGAGTCTCCTCGGAATTATGTGATGAGGAAAAGGATTACCTGCTGAGACGGAAACTTATTACCAGGGCGGCGTTGGCAAACTATCTCGGACTTAAAGAAAAGGACATCAACCCCGATGATGTGCCAACGATTGCCATGTGCGGATCGGGAGGGGGGATGCGGGCCCTGATAGCAGGCACTGGATCTATGTTTGCgacagatgaggatggaCTCTTCGACTGTGTTACGTATACGGCTGGTGTAAGCGGTTCATGTTGGCTTCAGTTGCTCTAcctttcttccttctcgaaAGGCAGTGTTGGCTCGCTTATACAGCATCTGAAAGCGAGAGCATCTACACATATAGCATATCCGCCGGTTGCTTTTCAATCTCTCACTTCTTTACCGACAAGCAAGTATTTGCTGAGCGGACTGGTGGAAAAGCTCAAGGGAGACGCTCATGCCGACTTTGGTCTCGTTGATATATACGGGCTGCTACTGGGTGCCAGATTCTTGATTCCAAGGGGCGAACTCGGCGTTGATGCTAGAGATTTCAAGTTGTCGAATCAGCGTCTATATCTGCGGCATGGACGACGTCCAATGCCCATCTACACTGCTGTCCGCCATGAAATTCCCGCGGCAGAGTCTGAGGACCCGCCAAAGCAAGATACCGCAATGAGCACGGTGGAAGAGATAAAGAAAGAACCTTACTTTCAGTGGTTCGAGATTACTCCCTATGAGTTCTTTTGCGAGGAGTTTTCTGCTGGGATACCGACATGGGCCCTCGGTAGGCGCTTTTCTGACGGACGCGATGTGGCTGATCATGGATTCCACCTACCAGAAGTACGGACGCCTCTTCTGATGGGCATCTTTGGAAGTGCATTCTGCGCAACGCTCAGCCACTACTATCGCGAGATTAGACCCCTTCTTAGAACGATTACGGGATTCCAGACGATAGATGACTTGGTGTCAGTCCGAAACGATGATTTGAGCAAAGTACACCCTATAGATCCTGCCATTATCCCCAATTTCGCCTATCAGATGTATGGGAAGCTGCCTAGTACGACCCCTAGGAGCATTTTGGACGGAGAATATATCCAGCTCATGGATGCGGGAATGTCAAACAACTTGCCCATATATCCACTGCTCCGGCCTGGACGAAATGTCGATATCCTCATTGCCTTTGATGCCTCGGCTGACATTAAGACGGACAATTGGCTTTCTGTTGCGGATGGTTATGCACGACAGCGCGGAGTCAAAGGATGGCCGGTGGGCATTGGCTGGCCAAAACCCGATGAGACACCGGGGCAGGTAAGAAAGGAGCTCGAAGAAGCTCAGGCTACGACGGCCGCCGAGGCAGAACGGAGGGTAGAAGAAGCTCAGGCTACACAGGAGGAACTTCGCGAGGCCGCAGCAAAGCGCGAGGGTGTCAAGGCGACAaagcttgatgaagaatcCAAGTTCAAGCCCGGAAGTGAAAAGGCCGGCGAACTAGGGTACTGCTCTGTATGGGTAGGGACAACAGAGGAGCGATCTACAGACTCGCCGCCCATTACACAACCCATCACGGACGACACTTCGTGGAAATTGATGGAGCCGGACGCAGGGCTTACTGTTGTCTACCTCCCGCTTCTCTCCAACGACAAGGTTCCCGGCATCTCTCCCGGCACCACGGACTATTTGAGTACGTGGAATTTTGTCTACACGCCGGATCAGATAGATAGTGTTGTGAAACTCGCGCGTGCCAACTATGATGAAGGCAAGGATCAAATCAAAGCTACGGTACGTGCCGTATATGAGCGCAAAAAGCAGTTGCGCGAGCAGGACGAGGCACAGCGTCGACTTGACAGCTACACTGCCATGGCGCAAAAGGGAGaggcagctcttcttcaccacaACGACCAGTTCAGCTAG
- a CDS encoding ribonuclease III domain-containing protein — MKRIRPSRWSGQLLQARCGAGIAAARQPFLLAARSQSTSSAAAHDSSTTSIDSPPPLPAPSFARAAQSAKLAALHARLSLSKKIPLQTLARALVTPSADANPNFNNTNLAYLGSTIVNYHVLEYLVCKWPRLPMAILYEALRAYAGDASLQQVARRWGVESAAAPGEEVDPGLLQWKAGEDQLVNTRWGYVRSDKAPAWRRGLSSRVVLDNDFGDQSEAFGSVVQAVIGAIYTHCGREEVKAFVKSHILSRELDPSTLFEFKLPTRELAMLCAREGFEAPVARLESETGRLSRTPVYVVGIYSGKEKLGEGAGPSLDVARRQASMASLKAWYLYSPGNKVRVPSDMMEEGAKPWKAPYIDIGEII; from the exons ATGAAGAGGATACGACCCTCACGATGGAGCGGCCAATTGCTCCAGGCCCGATGCGGCGCCGGCATCGCAGCAGCTAGACAgcccttcctcctcgccgcccgGTCCCAATCGACGTCCTCGGCCGCTGCGCACGACTCTTCTACTACATCCATCgactctcctcctcctctccccgcTCCCTCATTCGCCCGGGCCGCCCAGTCGGCAAAGCTCGCCGCCCTACACGCCCGACTCTCCCTCTCGAAAAAGATTCCGTTACAGACGCTGGCCAGGGCATTGGTGACGCCGTCCGCGGACGCCAATCCCAACTTCAACAACACAAACCTGGCGTACCTGGGGAGCACAATCGTCAACTACCATGTCCTCGAGTACCTCGTCTGCAAGTGGCCCCGCCTGCCCATGGCCATCTTATACGAAGCCCTGAGGGCCTACGCTGGCGACGCCTCTCTGCAGCAGGTCGCCAGGAGATGGGGTGTTGAGTCTGCGGCTGCCCCGGGAGAAGAGGTCGATCCGGGTCTGCTGCAGTGGAAGGCAGGCGAGGATCAGTTGGTGAACACACGGTGGGGCTACGTCCGCTCTGACAAGGCCCCGGCCTGGAGACGAGGATTGAGCAGTCGTGTGGTCTTGGACAACGACTTTGGCGATCAG AGCGAGGCATTTGGATCCGTTGTCCAAGCTGTGATTGGCGCCATCTACACCCACTGCGGCCGTGAAGAGGTCAAGGCCTTTGTCAAATCTCACATCTTATCGCGAGAGCTCGATCCCTCAACACTCTTTGAGTTCAAGCTCCCAACTCGCGAATTAGCCATGCTGTGTGCCCGAGAGGGCTTCGAGGCACCCGTCGCTCGTCTAGAGAGCGAGACTGGTCGATTGTCCCGCACTCCCGTTTACGTGGTGGGAATCTACAgcggcaaggagaagctgggagAGGGCGCCGGCCCCAGCCTGGATGTGGCCAGGAGACAGGCGTCCATGGCATCACTCAAAGCCTGGTACCTATACAGCCCTGGAAACAAAGTGCGGGTGCCTAGTgacatgatggaggagggcgcCAAGCCCTGGAAAGCGCCGTATATTGACATTGGCGAAATCATCTAA